A genomic region of Phragmites australis chromosome 2, lpPhrAust1.1, whole genome shotgun sequence contains the following coding sequences:
- the LOC133896802 gene encoding putative disease resistance RPP13-like protein 1, giving the protein MVMITDAVITRYTNKLADLVEDRVMRALGVVEDLKMLRIRLDYMKSVLVDAEVKRIHDSAINSWLNQLKDVMYDADDLIDLCSIKSQRSSLGQSSSMLNQLVCHKVPLLSWLGDFQFNCKIGYKIKNINERLERILMDRIMLSLDRIVPEHTSVSSVNIRQTDALPDDVVGADIVNSTNEMVEKLTVYRDSNSKFSVFGIEGMPGIGKTTLAKKIYNDPRIEKGFQLRIWLCVTEIFDEINLLKQIIRAAGGNTGQQSTKAELVCYLVHCISGRSVFLVLDDVWRAEVWTDLLCRPFEHQLELSRILITTRHSTVLQETRAVHIHRVQTMNEETGLELLLKNIFRMQEMERVERFTDIGRQIILKCDGLPLAIKVIAGVLSSKSTIAEWEGIRDCEWSLDGLPDRVEGLLYLSYRDLPSELKQCYLFCSILPASSEIHRQGISYWWDAEGLVSRKGGLSMQDATEGCYDELVRRNLLQLHPRYLDKSRSTMHDLLRSLSQHLSKDDSMFIDSRKITDSMPRVRRLGIANVGERLPAELKNIACLRTLALFNSPKFSTMDGDFFRRLKHLRILFLSATSIRTIPKSVKKLVHLRVLDLSFTKIRELPKSIGHLLNLQYLSLLGCSQLYVLPNSLAKLSNLRFLRLNETKLTSMPRGIGRLQHLDELIGVFESPSGFRLDELQSLSHLRRLRIDKLERVEAAGVVLKDKTKLKELSLGCTIDRSRTEALHGTNEGQGNMTTVYENLVPPPNLSHFFIHGFLGTKFPKWLVSLSPDIFINLGHMHLNDCISCPQVPPAGHLPELLVLRIKGADAVVKLDTQLFGQGMRDGEQIIFFPKLELCQIFDMYNLMFWSLNTQELCSKMLVNPQQVILMPHLNRLMLINCPKLGSLPDGLSKITSLQRIQIEGADSLEEIANLPAVVWLKVRNNESLKRVSNLRSLERLLAQDCPALGLVQLPHSLQKVYLVDCPMEQDIRACLPQHSGILVHVATTGGDDRDMFTNESIYN; this is encoded by the coding sequence ATGGTGATGATCACAGATGCAGTGATAACCAGGTACACTAATAAGTTGGCTGATTTAGTTGAAGACAGGGTGATGAGAGCCCTTGGTGTAGTAGAAGATCTTAAAATGCTCAGAATCCGGCTGGACTATATGAAGAGTGTTCTTGTTGATGCTGAGGTGAAGAGGATCCATGATAGTGCCATCAACTCCTGGCTGAACCAGCTGAAAGATGTCATGTATGATGCTGATGATCTCATTGATCTCTGTTCCATCAAGAGCCAGAGATCGTCCCTTGGTCAGTCATCTTCCATGCTGAATCAACTGGTATGCCACAAAGTCCCACTCTTGTCTTGGCTTGGTGACTTTCAATTCAACTGTAAGATTGGTTATAAAATTAAGAACATCAACGAAAGACTCGAGAGGATTTTGATGGACAGAATTATGCTTAGTCTGGATAGAATTGTCCCTGAGCATACTAGTGTATCTAGTGTCAACATTCGTCAGACCGATGCTTTGCCAGATGATGTCGTTGGGGCAGATATTGTAAATAGTACAAATGAGATGGTTGAAAAACTGACTGTTTACAGAGACTCTAATTCAAAATTTAGTGTTTTCGGTATCGAAGGAATGCCAGGAATTGGTAAAACAACCTTAGCTAAGAAGATATATAATGATCCAAGGATAGAGAAGGGATTTCAGCTCAGGATTTGGTTATGCGTGACTGAAATTTTTGATGAGATCAATTTGCTGAAGCAGATAATCCGGGCAGCTGGAGGAAATACAGGGCAGCAAAGCACCAAAGCAGAACTTGTGTGCTATCTTGTCCATTGCATATCTGGGAGGTCTGTATTTCTAGTACTTGATGATGTTTGGAGGGCAGAAGTCTGGACTGATCTGCTATGCAGGCCTTTTGAACATCAGCTTGAACTCAGTCGGATTCTAATAACTACAAGACAcagcacagtattacaagaaaCAAGAGCAGTACACATCCACCGTGTGCAAACGATGAACGAGGAAACTGGCCTAGAGTTGTtactgaaaaatattttcagaatGCAGGAAATGGAAAGGGTGGAAAGATTTACAGATATTGGAAGACAAATCATCTTGAAATGCGATGGCCTTCCTCTTGCCATCAAGGTAATTGCTGGTGTATTGTCATCTAAGAGTACTATAGCTGAATGGGAGGGGATACGTGATTGTGAATGGTCTTTGGATGGGCTTCCAGATCGAGTAGAAGGGCTGCTATATTTGAGCTATAGGGATCTGCCCTCTGAACTTAAGCAGTGCTATCTTTTCTGCTCGATACTCCCTGCAAGCTCCGAAATTCATAGGCAGGGCATCTCGTACTGGTGGGATGCTGAAGGCTTGGTGAGCCGAAAGGGTGGCCTGTCGATGCAAGATGCCACTGAAGGCTGTTATGATGAGCTTGTTAGAAGGAACCTCCTGCAGCTACATCCGAGATATCTTGACAAAAGCAGATCAACAATGCATGACCTTCTCAGGTCACTTTCCCAGCATCTATCAAAGGATGATTCTATGTTCATTGACTCGCGCAAGATTACAGATTCTATGCCACGGGTTCGCCGCTTGGGGATTGCTAACGTTGGGGAGAGACTGCCAGCCGAACTGAAAAATATTGCCTGTTTGCGTACACTAGCACTGTTTAACAGTCCAAAATTTTCTACCATGGATGGCGACTTTTTCAGAAGGCTCAAGCATCTTCGTATTCTCTTTCTAAGTGCAACAAGCATCAGGACTATCCCTAAATCCGTGAAGAAGTTGGTTCACCTAAGGGTTCTGGATCTCAGCTTCACAAAAATCCGGGAGCTCCCCAAGTCAATAGGGCATCTTCTAAACCTTCAGTATCTTTCGTTGCTAGGTTGCAGTCAGCTCTATGTGCTGCCGAATAGTCTTGCAAAACTATCCAACCTGAGGTTTCTTCGTCTCAATGAGACTAAACTCACTTCCATGCCACGGGGAATTGGGAGATTGCAGCATCTAGATGAGCTCATTGGAGTTTTTGAGAGTCCCAGTGGATTCAGGCTGGACGAGTTGCAGAGCCTCTCACATCTTAGGCGTCTCAGGATTGATAAGCTTGAAAGAGTGGAAGCAGCAGGTGTAGTTCTGAAGGACAAGACAAAGCTGAAAGAACTGTCACTTGGCTGCACCATAGACAGGAGCAGAACCGAAGCACTTCATGGGACAAATGAAGGCCAGGGAAATATGACGACAGTTTATGAAAATCTTGTGCCACCACCAAATCTAAGTCATTTTTTCATTCATGGCTTCCTGGGCACCAAGTTTCCAAAATGGTTAGTTTCACTATCACCGGATATTTTCATAAACTTGGGCCATATGCACCTGAACGATTGCATCTCGTGCCCACAAGTTCCACCAGCTGGTCATCTACCTGAACTGCTAGTGTTGAGGATTAAAGGTGCAGATGCAGTGGTTAAATTGGATACACAACTTTTTGGCCAAGGCATGAGGGACGGagaacaaattatcttcttcccTAAACTTGAATTATGTCAAATCTTTGATATGTACAACTTAATGTTCTGGTCTCTGAATACACAGGAGCTGTGCAGCAAGATGCTAGTGAACCCTCAGCAGGTCATCCTTATGCCACATCTCAATCGCCTAATGCTCATCAACTGCCCCAAGCTAGGATCTCTCCCAGATGGTCTGTCAAAAATAACCAGCTTACAAAGGATTCAAATCGAAGGCGCAGACAGCCTGGAAGAGATCGCGAATCTGCCTGCAGTGGTCTGGCTCAAGGTCAGGAACAACGAGAGTTTGAAAAGGGTCTCTAATCTGAGGAGTTTAGAGCGACTGCTTGCCCAAGATTGTCCTGCACTAGGACTTGTACAGCTACCACATTCACTGCAGAAAGTTTACTTGGTTGACTGTCCTATGGAGCAAGACATCAGGGCATGTTTACCACAACATTCAGGGATACTGGTCCATGTTGCAACAACTGGTGGAGATGACAGAGACATGTTTACAAATGAATCGATATACAACTGA
- the LOC133896792 gene encoding protein THYLAKOID ASSEMBLY 8, chloroplastic-like yields MASLLFVPRPTPSPRPTLGPVTRLGFITCGPRDNRGPLQRGRSLSTEAILAIQSLKRLTSADRSPAAASAAAASALGRLLKADLVAAMAELQRQGHWSLALAALHVARAEPWYRPDPALYATFVSSAPASDDAAGDAVDALVEAFLEEKARGGGFKEGEEDVYKLTRLVRALVAKGRGRAAWRVYEAAVRTGGIEVDEYVYRVMARGMRRLGLDEEAAEVEADFAEWEVTVSPPARDVLDEMRAREKSKTAASAS; encoded by the coding sequence ATGGCGTCTCTCCTCTTCGTCCCGCGCCCCACCCCAAGCCCACGCCCGACGCTCGGACCCGTCACCAGGCTTGGCTTCATCACCTGCGGCCCGCGCGACAACCGCGGCCCGCTCCAGCGCGGCCGCTCCCTCTCCACGGAGGCCATCCTCGCCATCCAGTCCCTGAAGCGCCTCACATCCGCAGACCGCTCCCCGGCCGCGGcttcagccgccgccgcctccgccctcGGCCGCCTCCTCAAGGCCGATCTCGTCGCCGCCATGGCCGAGCTCCAGCGCCAGGGCCACTGGTCCCTCGCCCTCGCCGCGCTCCACGTGGCCCGCGCCGAGCCCTGGTACCGCCCCGACCCGGCGCTCTACGCCACCTTCGTCTCCTCCGCGCCGGCCTCCGACGACGCCGCCGGCGACGCCGTGGACGCGCTCGTGGAGGCGTTCCTGGAGGAGAAGGCGCGGGGCGGCGGGTtcaaggagggggaggaggacgtGTACAAGCTGACGCGGCTGGTGCGCGCGCTGGTGGCCAAGGGGAGGGGCCGCGCGGCGTGGAGGGTGTACGAGGCCGCGGTCAGGACGGGAGGCATCGAGGTGGATGAGTACGTGTACAGGGTGATGGCGAGGGGGATGAGGCGGCTGGGCctcgacgaggaggcggcggaggtggaAGCGGACTTCGCCGAGTGGGAGGTCACGGTCTCACCGCCGGCCAGGGACGTGCTCGACGAAATGCGCGCGAGAGAAAAGAGCAAGACGGCTGCCTCCGCCTCTTAG
- the LOC133896831 gene encoding fasciclin-like arabinogalactan protein 11 — MQAMQRLVLVLVVLSVAITASAQGPTAAPAAPATPTPTPAAPAPAAGTTNITGVLAKAGQFNTFIRLLRSTGVATQIDNQLNSSGNGLTVFAPTDNAFTSLPSGTLNSLSDQEKNALVQFHVLSTLIPMSQFDTVSNPLRTQAGNNSPGQYPLNVTSEGQQVNISTGVVNATVDNSLYSGDNLVVYQVNKVLLPAALFGTTPAPAPAPLASAKKKGKTPASVADAPDTDASPDATASLAAARVTGGGLAAVLALAGVWWGL; from the coding sequence ATGCAGGCCATGCAGAGACTTGTGCTCGTGCTCGTTGTGCTTTCCGTGGCCATCACGGCGTCGGCGCAGGGCccgacggcggcgccggcagCGCCGGCAACGCCGACGCCGACTCCTGCGGCGCCAGCGCCCGCGGCCGGGACGACCAACATCACGGGCGTGCTGGCCAAGGCCGGGCAGTTCAACACGTTCATCCGGCTGCTGCGGTCGACGGGCGTGGCGACGCAGATCGACAACCAGCTCAACAGCTCCGGCAACGGCCTGACGGTGTTCGCGCCCACGGACAACGCCTTCACCTCGCTCCCCTCCGGCACGCTCAACTCGCTCTCCGACCAGGAGAAGAACGCGCTCGTCCAGTTCCACGTCCTCTCCACGCTCATCCCCATGTCGCAGTTCGACACCGTCAGCAACCCGCTCCGGACGCAGGCCGGCAACAACTCGCCGGGGCAGTACCCGCTGAACGTGACGTCCGAGGGCCAGCAGGTGAACATCTCCACGGGGGTCGTCAACGCCACCGTCGACAACTCGCTCTACTCCGGCGACAACCTCGTCGTCTACCAGGTGAACAAGGTGCTGCTGCCGGCGGCGCTCTTCGGGACGACGCCCGCGCCCGCACCCGCGCCGCTCGCGTCGGCCAAGAAGAAGGGCAAGACCCCGGCGTCCGTCGCGGACGCGCCCGACACCGACGCGTCCCCGGACGCGACTGCGTCTCTTGCGGCGGCGAGGGTGACGGGGGGTGGCCTCGCGGCGGTTCTTGCGTTGGCCGGAGTCTGGTGGGGGCTGTAG
- the LOC133896784 gene encoding NF-X1-type zinc finger protein NFXL2 yields MPSSYAAAAAGTSSRKPNRIVTAAVGAARPAPAPAPTAANPSAVSDSDPSSYSSSSADEADLTACDSATASVVSSYLSVAGDGADLSKVGIFLSSAARRRSQPCMICFDPIRPSDPVWSCRSCFAILHLPCIQSWAHQSSTAAPCPTWGCPKCRFTYPKSQTPTSYLCFCSKTVDPAPDPWILPHSCGDVCGRRLNANPDSGCEHACLLLCHPGPCPPCPAVVPNARCFCGALREPRRCAHQRYSCAGKCNKRLSCGLHRCPVDCHDGPCPPCVVRGNHKCECGETMEERLCSERVFQCKRECGGMLDCRKHSCERGCHGGKCGECPLRGRRTCPCGKKDYPRLECDAEAATCGSTCEKVLGCGRHKCPERCHRGPCDETCRLVITKSCRCGCLKKEVPCYQELTCERKCQRLRNCGRHACKRRCCAGDCPPCSEICDRKLRCGNHKCHSPCHRGACSPCPLMKIISCACGKTFFEVPCGTEKNQKPPKCSKKCNIARLCRHKFECRPHKCHYGACPPCKLTCGEELSCGHRCKERCHGPIPPPNPEFTLKPTKKKMEKNIECTPGTPCPPCKEVVLVPCFGQHLGQERSMLCSKWRPFPCQNLCGNPLRCGNHYCTKSCHVLEVPLNQPEGDTIVSLSRENVLTEPCEECDLPCQRVREPPCSHPCPLPCHLSDCPPCKVLVKRPCHCGAMVHAFECVYFNNLNAKEQLKVRSCGGPCHRKLPNCLHLCSEVCHPGQCPSVDQCMKKVNVRCACNTLKKEWICQDVLKEYRKSGRDPKEVPKSQFGVGLIACGGDCMKKVKVPDSELHLRKSQESKNPAVEVANVPKRRKRRDRGQEVVQASKFQEVKTYVLRVLLIILLLIIVAAGLYLLWKGVFRLSDWMNEMEAQRARQGHPRVAVL; encoded by the exons ATGCCGTCCTcctacgccgccgccgctgccggaaCCTCTTCCCGAAAGCCGAATCGCATTGTCACCGCCGCCGTAGGCGCCGCACGTCCGGCACCGGCGCCTGCGCCCACGGCGGCAAACCCTAGCGCCGTCTCCGACTCCGACCCCTCttcctactcctcctcctccgcggaCGAGGCCGATCTCACCGCCTGCGACTCGGCGACCGCCTCCGTCGTCTCCTCCTACCTCTCCGTCGCCGGCGACGGGGCCGACCTCTCGAAGGTCGGCATTTTCCTCtcctccgccgctcgccgccgatCGCAGCCGTGCATGATCTGCTTCGACCCTATCCGCCCCTCGGACCCAGTCTGGTCCTGCCGCTCCTGCTTTGCCATACTCCACCTCCCCTGCATCCAGTCATGGGCCCATCAGtcatccaccgccgcgccctGCCCAACCTGGGGCTGCCCCAAGTGCCGCTTCACCTACCCCAAATCCCAGACCCCCACCTCCTACCTCTGCTTCTGCTCCAAGACTGTAGACCCGGCTCCAGACCCCTGGATCCTCCCCCACTCTTGTGGCGACGTCTGCGGTCGCCGCCTCAATGCAAATCCCGACTCTGGCTGTGAGCACGCCTGCCTCCTGCTGTGCCACCCAGGGCCATGCCCACCATGCCCGGCCGTTGTCCCTAATGCACGGTGCTTTTGTGGGGCGCTCCGGGAGCCCCGGCGCTGTGCACATCAGCGTTATTCTTGTGCGGGGAAATGTAATAAACGTCTTAGCTGTGGACTCCACCGGTGTCCGGTGGATTGCCATGACGGGCCCTGCCCGCCATGTGTAGTGCGGGGGAATCACAAATGTGAGTGTGGCGAGACAATGGAGGAGAGGTTGTGCTCAGAAAGAGTTTTCCAGTGCAAGAGGGAGTGTGGTGGGATGTTGGATTGCAGGAAGCATAGCTGTGAGAGAGGGTGCCATGGCGGGAAGTGTGGGGAATGCCCGCTCCGAGGTCGGCGCACTTGTCCATGTGGGAAGAAAGATTATCCAAGGTTGGAGTGTGATGCAGAGGCTGCCACATGTGGATCAACTTGCGAGAAGGTGCTTGGGTGTGGGCGACACAAGTGCCCTGAGCGGTGCCATCGTGGTCCTTGTGATGAGACTTGCCGGCTTGTGATCACAAAGTCCTGCCGTTGTGGGTGTCTGAAGAAAGAG GTGCCGTGCTACCAAGAATTGACATGTGAAAGAAAATGTCAGCGTTTGCGTAACTGTGGCCGCCATGCTTGTAAACGACGTTGCTGTGCTGGGGATTGTCCTCCCTGCTCAGAG ATTTGTGATAGGAAGCTCAGATGTGGCAACCATAAATGCCATTCTCCATGCCACAG AGGTGCCTGTTCACCTTGTCCTCTGATGAAGATCATTTCATGCGCTTGTGGGAAAACATTTTTTGAG GTTCCTTGTGGGACTGAAAAGAATCAGAAACCACCCAAATGCTCAAAGAAATGCAATATAGCTCGCCTTTGCAGGCACAAGTTTGAATGCCGG CCCCACAAATGCCACTATGGAGCCTGTCCACCTTGCAAACTGACCTGTGGAGAAGAACTTTCTTGTGGCCACAGGTGTAAAGAAAG GTGTCATGGCCCTATTCCTCCTCCAAACCCTGAGTTCACActaaaaccaacaaaaaagaaaatggaaaaaaacATAGAATGTACTCCTGGAACACCGTGCCCACCATGCAAAGAGGTGGTTTTGGTGCCATGCTTTGGACAGCATCTTGGCCAAGAACGTTCT ATGCTTTGTTCCAAATGGAGGCCATTTCCCTGTCAAAATTTATGTGGAAATCCTCTCCGTTGTGGCAACCATTATTGTACAAAGTCCTGCCATGTGCTAGAGGTCCCATTGAATCAGCCTGAAGGAGATACTATAGTATCTCTCAGTAGAGAGAACGTACTCACTGAGCCTTGTGAAGAATGCGATCTTCCTTGTCAAAGG GTTAGAGAGCCTCCTTGTTCACATCCTTGCCCTTTGCCCTGCCATTTGAGCGATTGTCCACCTTGCAAAGTCCTTGTTAAAAGACCATGCCATTGTGGTGCTATGGTACATGCTTTTGAGTGTGTGTATTTTAACAACTTAAATGCTAAGGAGCAGCTTAAAGTAAGGTCATGCGGTGGCCCATGTCATAG GAAATTACCAAATTGCCTCCATCTGTGCTCAGAAGTATGCCACCCTGGTCAGTGCCCGTCAGTTGATCAATGCATGAAAAAG GTCAATGTCCGTTGTGCTTGCAACACTCTGAAAAAAGAGTGGATATGTCAAGATGTCCTCAAGGAATATCGTAAGTCTGGTCGTGATCCAAAAGAAGTACCTAAAAGTCAGTTTGGAGTTGGCTTAATTGCCTGTGGTGGAGATTGCATGAAAAAGGTAAAGGTGCCAGATTCAGAGTTGCATCTCCGGAAAAGTCAGGAAAGCAAG AACCCTGCTGTGGAAGTGGCAAATGTGCCCAAACGCAGGAAGCGGCGTGACCGCGGACAAGAAGTTGTTCAGGCTTCCAAATTCCAG GAAGTCAAGACTTATGTGTTGAGGGTGCTACTGATTATTTTGCTATTGATAATCGTTGCTGCTGGATTGTACCTGCTGTGGAAGGGTGTATTCCGGCTTTCTGATTGGATGAACGAAATGGAAGCGCAGAGGGCCAGACAAGGACATCCGAGGGTTGCGGTGTTGTAA